aactttttgaataacaagagatttgtagattttgaaaattcttaaaccaataacaatgaattctattaagatttttgaaatccaagaaccaataacaatggattcttaaaaattttaaagttgATGAGAATTCACTTACCAGTAACCCTTTAGTTATTCCGGTCTGacattttataagttttaaattatataccctatgctcaaataaaattataaatccttgttttatatatagatttgtATAATGTACTACAACAATTGAAATTGTCGCTTAACCGTCCGAGTCTAACACAAAGGTGTAAGAAAACGAATAAGAAATATTGATTGACTCAATCTAACATGTAGTGTAGTGGTTAATAGTCATGGTTTGGCTACGTTATCACGTAGATTAACCCCTATAATGAATGTTACTGATAAAAAATTGAAGTTATCACCATTTCCAAACCCATTTGCTTTTGAGGACATCTACGAATTCCTTACGGCTACCCTCGTCCCTTACGACCCTTCTTTGATAGAACCCATCTCTCTTCGATACCCAAATGCACTCATCGCGTCCATCTCCACACTCTCTCCGAAACCCGCTCTGGACAGAGAACACTGTCACAACGTCTTGGCTCGTAGTTCCAAACCCGCTACGAAACTGGCACCTGAACTCAGTTTTCTGGAACGGCCACATGTTCATTGTCGTGAACTTCCACACCCGTGACTTCATTGGCTTTATCACGTCCCACCCGAGGTCGTTCTCGTTCGACCAGCACCGCACGGACAGCCTCGATTTCCTGACACCAGACACCCCTGAGATTTCGTTCTTTAGCTCTAGACGACCAGCCTTGGTTGGTGATGGTAACAATGTTGCGACCACAATAGCCGCCATGAAGAACCACCAGGTTTGGTTTCTCCCCATTTGTACTAAACGATCGTTATGTTTTCTTGAATGTGTGTTTCGTTGAGTCTTGGGGCTCACGTAACAAATAGGGTCAGGTGAATGTCCATTATATGGCAACTAGACCGTGTTACTGTTGCCGCTTCCATAGTTAGAAGTACTAGAAGCTATTTTCATCTATCTTTGTAGATAAAAACAGAGAGCAAACCCTAAAGGTTATAAATAAAGTGTGTTGTTTTGAGAAGCTTTGCCCACAGTCATCTTCATTCTCTTTGAGATTTTTATGACCTAGGGTGAAAAGTTTAGAGCGTTATGTTTAAATGAATGATATATCATTACTGCATAGCATAAGTTTgtaaagtttcaactttgacatttcaataaaatttcactgcattaaatttattattatttggatATGTTGTTCAATTCCACATCAGACGCGCAATGGCTTGTCTTAAATTCTTTAATGGGCTACTAATTGAGGTTCTTTGATGGTTATCATGCAGAATTAGAGATATCAAACAGGTTTACCCATACCGTTCCGTCCCGTACCGCGGCGGGTTAGTCGTCGAGCGGATCACAGCGGGTTTGTCCCGCGCGGACTGTGGTCTTCAAAATGCCGGCCTGTACCGCAAAATATATAGGTCTTCGCGGGCCATCCCGCGGGACGTCTCCTTATCAAACCACATGCTACAGTTTCTTTCATGAATGTTCATATAGAAGAGTTGTGTAATAGATCTGAAGAGAGATCATTAAGCTTCACTAAAGccttatcaaaatcaatgctaCAAAGCTCCGTTTGTGCTTGCGTTTTTGAGTTAAAAGTCTTCTTTTTTGTTATAATCATAAGCTTTTGTTAAGTTTGAATCTGATTGAATTATTGTCTTTGTAATGATTTGACTTACGTGTTATATGTCTTCATCAAACCAactctctttttaattttttggattGCAAAAAAATTCGTGAATCACTTTGCCAAATTATACAAGTGACGTGATATGCAACTAACTTTTTTCCTAAACAACACcattgtaaccaaatttaatttaagaaaaacaccaCTTTACAGtactaaaaacaaaaccaatcaattTAAACAAGGTATATCATATTGTAATAAAGCAATTCATAGTTGTgtgtaataaaaagagaaaaccaaatcaaaacaccacCAGAACTCGCTGGAGCTAGAGTCGTCATAGCCAGAACTCGAATCATCATCACTggagctcgaatcatcatcgCCGGAACTCCTCATGTTTTATGGGGGAAAAGTCACAAGAATCACTTTATTTTCACTATCTTTCTGGTTTTTAGATAAAATAAGacatgaagaaaaaaatgtggGTCCATGTAAAAGGCCCAGTCCCGCAAAAAGCCCATCCCGCAAAAGGTCCAGTCCCGCAAAGACCCGTTCCACGAGGCCTGTAAATTTGCGGACCTAGAAAACCTCGTCCCAATACCGTCACGCGACAGTCTTTTACGGGATAGGCCCGCAGTCCAGATCCATAATTGCCATCGTGATGCAGAATCTACATCCATAGAGATTAACGTTCTTTctcatttcaaattttaaattacacACTGCTTGGTTTAATTAACACGACTAACAAACATACGGAGACAAAAATCACGACACTGTACAAACTTCATACTGATCAacaacatcaaatttttttttttgataaaaatgtaaagatattattatcaattttcaaaatttttgacAGAAATACAAGGGTAACAAGAAGCagaacaaagaaaattaaatctAAACACCAACTCGAACTAGGCtaacacaaggacacacacaaCAGGCAAACCCGCAAGCCGGAAGCCTCAACTAATCCGCACAACCTCTTGCCGCAAAAGAAAGAACCACAGTTATAACGAGAGTCAGAACCCGGTAATTTCGGCCTTCCCGATGATTCACTCTTAAAGATTGGTTCGACCAAGAACAGCTCGAGGAAGACATCTTGAGCATCTGCCTGCACAACCAGACAGGTACGCTAGAGGCCATGTACGCCCGCATCAACAAGATCGAGCATTTATTGGACGCAAAGCTCAGACAGAGCCACGCGACAAAGACCTGCACAAAATAGGGTGAGAAGAAGCTGCACCTCTCTCCTTAGCACTCCAGACCACCACAAACGAGCCGGATGAACACATCCATTAGAAACAACATCAAATTGTTTATTAGCTCCAAACTTTCTGGAGggttttttagcaaaaaaaaaaaaaaaaaaaaaaaaaacgttctGGAGGGTAATTACAAATGATGGTTCATCTATTGAAGGAATTTATTTTATCCTTCATTTAAGTAAAAAAGGCCTTCGTAAAGTCTAAAAGATAAGCTGGTCTACATAATTTATAAGTAATTTGCGTAATAATTTGTATTtgataacccaaaaaaaaaaagtacccGCAAGGTAAGTAATAGCAAGCTAACTAATTAGAGGCTGTCAAGTAGATGAAACATTCGCATTGGCTTCcagattttaaaaactattatacaTATAGGTTACATGGCTTTCagattatcttattatttttattaaggtTAATTAAAAGTGTTTATAACTCAATAAATCTTAGAACCGTCCATGATAGAGGGGGCCTCAataagcagaagaagaaagatttgaAATGCAAACCACATTTAAATAACTCAATCACAGTGTTCATCAAAAGCCTTCTTTTCATTACCAAGCAGTCTAGTACACCTGAAACCCCAATGATACATTTGGCCACCAAAATCATTGTGAACCCCCGCGCCTACGTGGGCTTCCCTGGGCCACACGGTCGCTGCGTCTTGGCCAAGGTTTCCACTTAGCTTCAAGGTATCTCCTCGGTATCAGCCGTGGATACCTCTCCTCAAAATCCCATTCCTTACCATCAAAAATTATCCCTTCAGGTGTAACCTCATGAACTGCACATGCCTTTTTATCATTACACATCTCGGCATCTATCGCGGTCATACGAATATCTACGTCCGCTGTACCGCGCACGGACCTGAAATGGCAGCGGTGAATctcctcctctagcttctggccACCTTCCAAGAGTACATGGAGGGTATGGCCCAATGGTGGCTTCTTGGCTCGTCTCCATCCGTATTCAAGGCCACTGTTTAAAGCTTGACAGAAGTAAACGATCTCTGGACGTTTCAAGCCTTGCATTTCATTACGGATGTTTAGCTCCGTTGTGACGAAATGTGACCTCCCGGCGTAGGAGAATGCGGTGAAGTGCACCACAAGGAACCACGCTAGGGTTTTTATAAACCTATCACTGTTAAACGTCATTTTTTCCCCTTCCTGTGATAATTTGTCTCGTGTTCTTTGCCTTGGGATTTGGTTTGTTCTCGATGCTTAGCTTTTAAAAATGTGTTTCAAAACTGAAATCTGTTGAAAAGaccatataattatattttgttaattgttaTTTCTTATGTGGACAGCTTTGATATGAACAATAAAAACGGCATAAATAATAGTCCATAAGAAAGATGAATAACGGAATCGGTATGTAAAATTTAACCTTTTTAGCTGGAAACTGCGTTCAAGCTGCGAGATTGTTTCATTGGTCATGAAACATCCAAATTACTCTCTACATAATTTTTTGATTAACAGTGTTCTTATATTTGTCTTGATTTTTGgccattcaatatttttttaaaaaatacatttttcaaacGATTAGTTTGCTTCAATAATTTTAGGCCATTCATTTAAAAGAATTCTTGGCTTTAAGATAGTTAGAACATCATTATTTTGGTTTCATAAGTTGGATAGAGTAAACGtaaataaaaacttatattaAAGTTTAGTTATTGGTTTTAGTATAGCTTTCTAAGTTATTAAGTTACTCttaaactaggtgttttgcccgcacatgcAGGCATAAACTTTTTATGAAtacttattagtttatgttttattaatctaaaaccaacataataaattattatttatggttttaaatagttaaatcaaacatcaacatatttataaatgtcaaatatttttttatcaaaatatatacttactattgtgttaattttttttaaaacactcatatctaagaaataatttagaaaatatctttatataattttttttgcttgactaatatttaattatcaattgttttttatcttaaatttttaacttttataataaaatattgttttcagatagcaacacaatatatataagaataatcttattttttataattctattatattattttgtaatcaattatttaatgtaacatataacatataaactttatactattaaaataaaattcatttttaattatatataaaattcagtaaagatattgtttaaaattcgtttttaatataacatagaaatttaatattattaacattcgtttttaattatatacaagatttattaaatataattttaaattaatatattaatgacTCAGctaataacaaataataaatcaatgatttagctaaaacctaataaaaaaatgaCAAGTAatcaaaattacctaaaattatggagaacatgacaaataagcaaaatcacttcataaataatagtgtagattaaataatattattttttgtgtatgtattttaagtgattCAGTTTGACAATACTACTAATTAATAATGATGCTACAAAACCAGCAATAGGATGAAGACTATAGTTTGAGTTCTCTTCTAACGATTTCAATCATCATTAGCcactataaaaatataaaaacttgtAATAATGAGTTGTTAATGACAATAATATTTGGTGAATCTTAATTCAAGAATTTTTCGAGGACAAGTCTATCCGCAGTGACTTATATTCATCTAAGAAACCATATGCTACATTTCAAAAGTGTTTTTTGTAGATGTTTTGTGCAGTTCGGTATCAAGTACACGATTTTTCAAAACCATATTTGTAGAAATCATACTAAATGCTCTGGATATCGTTTTCAACTTCTGATTTTTTCCTCAAATCTAAATACATTTTTTCATGGGagagaaccaaaaaaaaaagatacatgtATACACACACGTTCccataatacatcaaatatcaAACGAATCACTTGTTGATCATCTTGGGCAACTTAGGTTGAGTGTGGCGATGAGGCCAAGGAGTCCAAGGAAAAAGCTCATTAGTATCTTTCATTAAAAGACCTTCACGCCTTATCGCTAGAACACATCTATAACCAGGACATCGACTTCCAAGCGCAGGAGTTATCTCAATATCAAGATTAACATAACCCAAACTAGACCGGAAATGGCACCGGTTAACAACCTTTGCGTTCGGGTTAACACAGTAAAAGAAGAACTTGGCGAAAAACACGTCTCCAGGAAGAGACCTAGTCCAGTGTTTCCGACCAATGCTGCACTGGAACCCTGCTTTTGGTTTCTTGATCCCTTTCAGCTCGTTGATAGCTTCGAAGATCACGTTGGTTCCGTCTTTGAGTTCGAAGTCGGAGCTGTAGTATTCGCTGGGATGAACCGCTTCGTAATCAGCGTAATGGTTTATCAGAGGATTCTCAACGTGGCTGGTGGCTTGTATCACAAGGCACAGACATAATAGGGCTCcaaaaatcagtttgtttcccatttcttctttgcttttaggttttttttttgtaaactgtcTTTGTTTTTTGAGGGTTCATCTCATTTTTTCCTTATATACAAAAAGTGATTATTTAGAGACCGTTATATGCTCAGAATAGAAGGATGTTGTTGTAACTTTCTTTATTTATCAATATGTTTGTTGAGTTGGTTGataatctactaataatagcaatcccaattaattccaaaggttgtgagtccacttatgttgaaaggttgtgtcttttgaaaaagaagtgtaaagggttgtgtcttttctaaaagttctatgttgaaggttgtgtcttttccaattaatttctaaggttgtgaatccacttatgttgaaaggttgtgtcttttgaaaaagtagtgtaaagggttgtgtcttttctaaaagttctatattgtaaggttgtgtcttttccaattaattCCTAAGGTTGTGAACTTcaattatgttgaaaggttatgtcttttgaaaaatatgtgtagagagttgtgtcttttctaaaagttatatgttgtaaggttgtgtccttctaaaaatagtctaaaagttgtgactattcactagtatcttttaaaaagtgagAAGTTGTGAGTATTAGAAGAACGCGACTATTCATATTGAAAggttgtgactattcaaataggctttaaaaaaatctataaatagtctCTCTCATGcatttttcaaatcaaattttcactaatctactaataataaaatgatgaaaaaaataatgtcaAAGTTGCAACTTTTCATCTAAACAAGGTGTCTTTTAATCTCAAAGTGGGattgctttaaaaaatattggttttatttaagtaatgtgttagtttatataataagtGTTGGTATTTTATAAGAACTctcccaaaaattaaaaaaaatattataaatgagaCGGGTTATATTAACGtaaatcaacatatatttattacaatattcaattttctggatattcattttcaataaataaagcaggtagataaatatacaaaataacaattaccaacatataaattataattgtttaaaattataaactaataattttaatattatgtcttaaataggaaaaaaaattatatatcatgcaaaaaaaattgcattttgtTCAAAAAGTGGTTGAAGATAACTATCATGtgaaaaatgtatgaaaaaacttaaaaatgatgaAGACATAATTGTATGCAATAtgtgttttgataaaaaattaaaggaaacattaaggtttataaaatatatatatatatatatatatatatatatatatttgaatactttgtaaatcatattttaatcatcaaaattaaatttaattatttatatgatttaatttttttatcaggcatataaaattataaattatagattATAATATATTCTTTATAAAAATGAGTTCCCATGCGATATCGCACGGGCTCTTTGCCTAGTTAAATATAGTAAATTTCTTAACCATAACTGTTGCTAATCTGGAGTCTTATGTTATGTACATTTCATCAAGTCTCATCCCACAAACTTACAAGCCAACACACATTGTATACGTGACCATTGCTTTGAGGACTTCCTATACGTTGTCAGTATACAACCCATctacatttgaaaaaaaaaactccatttAAGACAACAACATAGCAAAGTagtgaaaaaaaactaataaagaCTTAAACTTTGTCCAAAACAGAGCACATATACAATGATTCATACAGAGAAAGCTTACAGCTTCAGCTCCTTGTTTCATCAGAATGAGAGATTCGCTCCCAAGTTTTGACTCACAATGCATTCTAAATCTCTACACAAACACCAAATCCAATGCAAAGGAAGCTGCTTTCGCAATAAATCACATTACATAGCAACTCAAGGGAAAAgcagagagagagtgagagtgaTAGAGCAAGGTGAAGAGAGAGGACTTACCAACGAAGACTGTGAATCGAACAAGAGATATCTCAAGCAGTAGTCAATCGCCGCAAAGAAGAATGAGAAGATCTCCAAAGGAGTAAAACCCTTTGCTGCTCACACTCTCCCTCTAAGGCTTTAGATATTCTTATATTTACCTCCATATTATTAAGATAACATAGAGACCCACATTTAAGGACATTTGGGAAGAAACTTTTTCTGTTACAGTCATTTAGGAATTATAGTCTTTCAAATGAAGTTTGATGAATGATGATGACCACCTCAACAATGGGTATATAGAGAAGTTTCCTaattaaattaggaaaataaatagaatttttttgaaaaatagaaaagttaaggaaagaagagagataagtctttcatttgaaaactcaaaacaaagtgAGAGACTCCAAAGAAAATTTCACTTTATCAATTTGCTaaatttcattttgtttaaaatgtaattacaaaattaacttATACTAATAGTATATTTTTGAGATATCATTGGTAAGAATTGATAACAGTTACTCTCTATCGACTTCTTCATAATGTTGTCAATGTGTTTCATGAGATCTAACCATTTACTTTTAGGATATATTTGATGTTCGTTCTAGATATCATAATCTCAGCAGATccttttaaaatcatataatgcTAGTGGTATCTCACTAATAACAAACtcatattgtttaaattatacCCTTAAGAACATCCATAGTCTCAACTTTTATTAGTGTAAGATTAAACACACATAGCTGTAATCATATAACAGAACTGGCCTTGTAACGGTACGCCTGTACCATTTAGTAAGAGAAGAGTGTTGTATCGGTTAAAACTATAGTATGTGTGCGGTCTCTTGTTTCTTCCATTATGGATGTTTTATGGGTTCATAACTTCACACTATTACATGTCTCCACTTAAAATCAACCTGAACGTCAACATGATATTGGTATGTTGTGAAAACATAAAGATAAACTAACGAGGAATATGAGAGACACTTGGTTCGAATTCTAACACAAgccattatatttaatttaacattaaatttataaataaaaaacatctcaaatcatatgttTGAATGTACAAAGTTCTTTGTCATATCCATACGTTAGCTTTCATCAGCACGAGTTAAACCAGCATCATTACCTAAGTTCTTTAATCGAATAAGTAGTGGGACAACATCCTTCCCAAGATCCGGTCTATCTCTTTTTCTAAGCTCAGCGCATCTCAACGACATAGCTGCAAAAGCTTGAGCCTCTTGTAGAGGCCAATCGGGCACGGTCGGGTCAAGCATGTCCTTTAAAGTTCCTCTACTGATCGCCCTCGAGACATGGTGGGCCAGCCCCATGGGAGGCCTTGCGGTAATGATCTGAAGCAGCATTATCCCCAACGAGTATATGTCTGATTTTGTGGTTAACATTCCTGTCTGTTGATACTCAGGGTCTATGTAACAGAATGTTCCTGCCGCAGATGTCATGTGGTATTGCGTGACGTTATTAGCTACTGACGCAGGGACTAATCGTGCTAAACCAACGTCACTGATCTTGCTCACGTAGTTTTTGTCTAGGAGTATGTTGGCCGGTTTGAGGTCGCGGTGAACTAGAGGTTCTGGTTTAGCTTGATGGAGGAATGAGAGGGCGGTAGCAATCTCTGCCGCTATTTCGAAACGTTTCCTCCAAGAAAGCGGTTTAGAGTTTCCTCTCCGGATGAGTATGTCCTCTAAGCTCCCATTTTCCATTAACTCGTAAACCAAGCATCCATATTCTGGACATGCACCAAGGAGAAGGACCATGTGAGGATGCCTTATGCTACTTAGAACTTCAACCTGTAACATGAGAGTATACAAAATCATGAGactaaaatgataatattttaataagataatttttaaagtttttagaaaatatttccACTAAAAAATTACGGTATTATTTATAGCAAGAGACTTTTGTTGAAAGATAATCAATGCGGATGCCCTAAACTAAGCAAATAATATTGGATAACAAGAAATATAAAAGTAGAAACCCTACCTCTtgttgaaattgtttttttccttGAGCAGCATCTGGTCTCAAGACTTTAATGGCAACAGGAGTGTGGTCAAGTTCGCCTTTGTACACAGGTCCATAACCTCCTTCTCCAATTTTTCTGTGATTTGCAAAGTTCTCTGTGGCTTCTTCGATCTCTTCTATGGAGTATCTTCTGTAACGAACATCGTTGTGTGCTAAAGCATTCATTGCACGGTCTTTATCCTCTGATTCATTTCTTGCTTTTATCTCTGCTTGCTTTCTTCTTTGTCCTTCTAGCTCCGCCATTCTCTGAGCTTTCTCAGCTGCCTCTAAGGCCGTTCTGCACTTTGCCTTCTCCATTTCTGCCACTGCCAATGCTGCTTCTTCAGATAGCTTGGCTTTCTCGAACTTAAGAGCTTCTTCTATTTTCCACTGGTTTAGCTCGTTTGCCTAGGAAAAAACCCATAAATATCATATGCAACAAGACACTTTTTCTGttctttttaatagataagtTTCAGGaaaattttttgtttcaattaGATGACGTTTTTAGTTTCTAATATTAAAATAGTAACATATTGTATTATATCTCTTTATATTtagtagtttatttttttttacttggttCAAATGTGATTAAGTGgatagttaattatgtttttggttaGAAAATAGAGaatctaaaaaattaattttaaaaaaaaaattatgtgcaTAAACCAAAACTTCAAGTAATAAAAACAGAGGAAAGTGTGATGTTTTGATTTTCATAATCGTAGTCATAACAACTTAAAAACTGATGGAGTACCTTTCTTTTTGCTGTAAGTGCTTCTTTACAAGCTGAGCTATACATATCCATAGTTTGCTTTAGTTCAAGCTTCAGCCTTCtcatttcagcttcaatatctTTCTGTGAATAGAGTAAGAACCAAGGACTTAAGAGACTTATagttttatttcttaaaaattagaaagaagATCATTACAGAACGTACGGTTGTTTGAGCATTTGACTCGTCTGAAGAACATGATGCGCCATATACATCTGAATTATGAGAAGATACATCAATAGAGCCCCTCATACCACCTTCAGATTCGTCAGAAAAGGAACTTTGTATCGTGGGATTCCTTTGGAACGCAACTTGGGTAAAGGCATTGTTAAAATCCATCGACCCATTTATAGGGGCTTTGTGCCTTTCTTGCGTGGGGTTGGTGGGGGTACGATTGTGTGGGTATATCTCTGTAGGTTTTCTCCTTGCACTACGTTGGCCgctaaaaaattatagaaatctTACGTGTTAGATGATATATGGGTTCATAAGGTCTCACACTCAAGGCCGTATGTTTTAGCATGAGCAAGTGATTGGAATAAAATGCAAATGATAGAAGAAACGAAAGATTAGTTTACTTACGTAGGCACAGGATCTTGCTCGCTATCCGATAACGACTGGATTAGAAAGCCAGAGGAGGGTACACGAGGAGGTGCAAGTGTGTTGGTGATAGGTCTTTGAGCTGGTCGAGAAGACTGAACTTTTCCTTTGGATATTACGTAGACTGAACAAAAATCAGGTATCGATTTCATTATGGCACCTTGCACGTCGTGGTGTTTACTAAACATAAGAGACCTAGCAAATGTGTATGTGTTCTTGGCGGATGCTCCCAACACAAGATTGTTAACCAGGTTGCTATTAACATACTCCAATATTGCTTTCGCCACGTCCGAATCGTCTATAACAGCCTCCGACATGGAAATCTACTAAGAGTAACGTTAAAAACATATTCGTTTCATGCATGAGATAACGACATGAAAGAAAGATTATATTACCCCTTTGCGTGCACAATATCCTCGATATGGAATGAAAAGCTGGTTCAGGTCATCACTGGCTCCATTCCCTCCATCTAcagtttccaaaaaaaaaatctttgataTATACATGATGAGAATGCAGGACTAGTTCTGGCTAAAGTCGGATAAAACATTCGGCTTAACCCatatttataaagatttattatttataagttGCATGCCTCCCAATGTCCTCTAATTCTCAGACCAGGCCCTGTAAAAATAAAGGTAAGATACTTACAATTTGAACTTTTGAGACGAACATGAAGAAGAATGATGAGTGGGTTGTGAATGGTATTGGCTAGATGGTCGACGGCCCAACGAACCGCGTAATGGCTATGCTTCTCTTTGTCAATGGCAATCACTGTTGAGTTTACCGGAGAATGGCTATCGTCTGACGAGTACGGTGGAGCCATCGTCGGCAGAGTGCAACTCAAGGCAGAGGAATTATTCTCAAGGTCAAGAGAAGAGAAAGGCTTCTTGCTTGCGGTCTAAGTTTCTCCTCTCAAATTCAACGATTGGTGTTATACGAATAAACGATTATCCTAAAACTTAGCTGATCAAAGGATCAAGTTTCTATCGACCACTGATTTGTAACACCTTTTCTTTCGGTAAAAACGAAAAAAGGTATTTTTAGATACGTATTGTTAATATATTCTCGAAACTACTTTACATTATAAAGAGTTCTTTCTATTTTCAACAAATAGTATGAATTCtcctaaaatatatttgtaacaACATCATAGGCTCATAGCACTAGTTTCCAGCAGTCAACGTTTCAACGTAAATAAAAATGCATGTTAATGAATACAATAAtgcttatttttataatataaccGATTACACAATTatcatttgtttattttaatttatatctcttGTAATTATTGTAATTTTGTTATTAATGATTTCAACATGATTGGTTCTtagttaaatttaaaaacatgcaTTATATtgaaaaagtaagaaaaaattACTCTCATAGACACTTTATGAGTTTGTATTAACACAATTAGACACTTTATGCTTGACAGACACTTTCTTGTTGTCTAAAGACAAAAATACCCTAGTGACAACTCATTATCTTacactctctccatctctctcacgTGCACCCTCTCTCCATCTCACTCACGATACTCTCTCTCCAACTCACTCTCATtcaaaagcaagaaaaaaaaaccccgaaaaattaattttctcaGATGTCATCTCAATTCACAAACCATAACCTTCCATTACATCCTTAAATTCTCAAATATAGACCTTTAGCGAATTGGAGCTGGATTTCACTGACATAACCTT
The Brassica napus cultivar Da-Ae unplaced genomic scaffold, Da-Ae ScsIHWf_2397;HRSCAF=3098, whole genome shotgun sequence DNA segment above includes these coding regions:
- the LOC125600816 gene encoding uncharacterized protein LOC125600816, with the translated sequence MGNKLIFGALLCLCLVIQATSHVENPLINHYADYEAVHPSEYYSSDFELKDGTNVIFEAINELKGIKKPKAGFQCSIGRKHWTRSLPGDVFFAKFFFYCVNPNAKVVNRCHFRSSLGYVNLDIEITPALGSRCPGYRCVLAIRREGLLMKDTNELFPWTPWPHRHTQPKLPKMINK
- the LOC106378973 gene encoding U-box domain-containing protein 51-like, whose protein sequence is MAPPYSSDDSHSPVNSTVIAIDKEKHSHYAVRWAVDHLANTIHNPLIILLHVRLKSSNYGGNGASDDLNQLFIPYRGYCARKGISMSEAVIDDSDVAKAILEYVNSNLVNNLVLGASAKNTYTFARSLMFSKHHDVQGAIMKSIPDFCSVYVISKGKVQSSRPAQRPITNTLAPPRVPSSGFLIQSLSDSEQDPVPTGQRSARRKPTEIYPHNRTPTNPTQERHKAPINGSMDFNNAFTQVAFQRNPTIQSSFSDESEGGMRGSIDVSSHNSDVYGASCSSDESNAQTTKDIEAEMRRLKLELKQTMDMYSSACKEALTAKRKANELNQWKIEEALKFEKAKLSEEAALAVAEMEKAKCRTALEAAEKAQRMAELEGQRRKQAEIKARNESEDKDRAMNALAHNDVRYRRYSIEEIEEATENFANHRKIGEGGYGPVYKGELDHTPVAIKVLRPDAAQGKKQFQQEVEVLSSIRHPHMVLLLGACPEYGCLVYELMENGSLEDILIRRGNSKPLSWRKRFEIAAEIATALSFLHQAKPEPLVHRDLKPANILLDKNYVSKISDVGLARLVPASVANNVTQYHMTSAAGTFCYIDPEYQQTGMLTTKSDIYSLGIMLLQIITARPPMGLAHHVSRAISRGTLKDMLDPTVPDWPLQEAQAFAAMSLRCAELRKRDRPDLGKDVVPLLIRLKNLGNDAGLTRADES
- the LOC125600817 gene encoding S-protein homolog 13-like; translated protein: MGRNQTWWFFMAAIVVATLLPSPTKAGRLELKNEISGVSGVRKSRLSVRCWSNENDLGWDVIKPMKSRVWKFTTMNMWPFQKTEFRCQFRSGFGTTSQDVVTVFSVQSGFRRECGDGRDECIWVSKRDGFYQRRVVRDEGSRKEFVDVLKSKWVWKW
- the LOC125600815 gene encoding uncharacterized protein LOC125600815, whose amino-acid sequence is MTFNSDRFIKTLAWFLVVHFTAFSYAGRSHFVTTELNIRNEMQGLKRPEIVYFCQALNSGLEYGWRRAKKPPLGHTLHVLLEGGQKLEEEIHRCHFRSVRGTADVDIRMTAIDAEMCNDKKACAVHEVTPEGIIFDGKEWDFEERYPRLIPRRYLEAKWKPWPRRSDRVAQGSPRRRGGSQ